One part of the Acidimicrobiales bacterium genome encodes these proteins:
- a CDS encoding aldehyde dehydrogenase family protein, which produces MTVEQETISPVDGSVYVTRPLASGAEIDGVLGAAASAHAGWKATPVAERVAVCRAAAAHLEARADEVGEALTWQMGRPIAYSPKEISGGFRERAAYMLDEAEASLADLDVGDKAGFTRFIRREPLGTVLVLAPWNYPYLCSVNAVLPALAAGNSVVLKVAAQTPLVAEHYADAFVAAGLPDGVFQFVHADHAAVASMVGDARVDFVAFTGSVGGGHAVVEAAANRFVGLGLELGGKDPAYVRADAPIAATAAGLVDGAFFNSGQSCCAVERIYVHRDRYDEFVEAFVAEARGLRLGDPTDPSTTLGPLVRPSAADAVREQLADAELRGARPLLDPSPFAEAARGGAYLAPQVLVDVDHTMALMTEETFGPAIGIMAVGGDDEAVALMNDSRYGLTASVWTADVEAAIAIGDRVDTGTWYLNRCDYLDPALAWTGVKDSGRGCTLSTLGYEALTRPKSFHLRLPQ; this is translated from the coding sequence GTGACGGTGGAGCAAGAGACGATCAGCCCAGTCGACGGCTCGGTGTACGTCACCCGGCCACTGGCCAGCGGCGCCGAGATCGATGGCGTACTCGGCGCTGCCGCTTCGGCGCACGCCGGGTGGAAGGCAACCCCGGTGGCGGAGCGAGTGGCCGTGTGCCGTGCCGCCGCGGCGCACCTCGAAGCCCGTGCCGACGAGGTGGGTGAGGCGCTCACGTGGCAGATGGGCCGCCCGATCGCGTACTCGCCCAAGGAGATCAGCGGTGGGTTCCGCGAGCGAGCGGCGTACATGCTCGATGAGGCCGAGGCTTCGCTCGCCGATCTCGACGTGGGCGACAAGGCGGGGTTCACCCGCTTCATCCGCCGCGAGCCGCTCGGCACCGTGTTGGTGCTGGCGCCGTGGAACTACCCCTACCTCTGCTCGGTCAACGCGGTGCTGCCGGCGCTCGCCGCCGGCAACTCGGTCGTGCTGAAAGTCGCCGCGCAGACCCCTTTGGTGGCCGAGCACTACGCCGATGCGTTCGTGGCGGCCGGGCTGCCCGACGGTGTGTTCCAGTTCGTGCACGCCGACCACGCCGCGGTGGCGTCGATGGTGGGCGACGCCCGCGTCGACTTCGTGGCGTTCACGGGATCGGTCGGTGGCGGGCACGCCGTCGTCGAAGCGGCCGCCAACCGGTTCGTCGGGCTCGGCCTCGAGCTCGGCGGTAAGGACCCGGCTTACGTCCGAGCCGACGCGCCCATCGCCGCAACTGCCGCGGGCCTCGTCGACGGTGCGTTCTTCAACTCGGGCCAGTCGTGCTGCGCCGTCGAGCGGATCTACGTCCACCGCGATCGCTACGACGAGTTCGTCGAGGCCTTCGTGGCCGAGGCACGAGGCCTTCGCCTGGGCGATCCCACCGACCCGAGCACCACGTTGGGTCCGTTGGTGCGGCCGAGCGCGGCCGACGCGGTGCGCGAGCAGCTCGCCGACGCCGAGTTGCGCGGCGCACGTCCGCTTCTCGACCCCTCGCCGTTCGCCGAGGCCGCCCGCGGTGGTGCGTACCTGGCGCCCCAAGTGCTCGTCGACGTCGACCACACCATGGCGTTGATGACCGAGGAGACCTTCGGCCCGGCGATCGGCATCATGGCGGTGGGCGGCGACGACGAAGCAGTGGCGCTGATGAACGACAGCCGATACGGCCTCACGGCGTCGGTCTGGACGGCCGACGTCGAAGCCGCCATCGCCATCGGCGACCGGGTCGACACGGGCACCTGGTACCTCAACCGCTGCGACTACCTCGACCCGGCGCTGGCGTGGACGGGCGTGAAGGACTCCGGCCGCGGCTGCACCCTGTCGACGCTCGGCTACGAAGCACTCACCCGGCCCAAGTCCTTCCACCTGAGGCTGCCCCAATGA
- a CDS encoding zinc-binding dehydrogenase, with amino-acid sequence MKALVFGVDHEPVDPPPADAPQLLHHLATTPMALQDVADPPLIGPDWMVLDTTLCGICGSDSKQVLMDFDDAVDNPMTAFISFPQVLGHEVLATVSDTGPDVELEPGTRVVLNPWLSCGPRGIDPPCPACQAGELSLCHHFHDGRLQPGIHTGNSADATGGFAERLPAHRTMVFPVPDEVADEAAVLADPFSVSLHAIARTPPPDGGRVLVYGAGALGTTATAILRALHPTVEVGVAALWPAQAELAAALGAKVFAPKPAADLVEAVADWSGGVLRKPWDGLPVAWPGGVDVVYDTVGAPATVEVALRVLAARGALVQLGVSSPGRFEWTPWYFKELRLIGSNAFGIEEVEGRRAHAIEHYLDLVRTGRVDLTPMLTHQFRLEQWRDAFTTIVDQGTTGAIKVAFDFR; translated from the coding sequence GTGAAAGCGCTCGTGTTCGGGGTCGACCACGAACCGGTCGACCCACCCCCGGCCGACGCGCCGCAACTGCTGCACCACCTCGCCACCACGCCGATGGCGCTGCAAGACGTGGCCGACCCGCCGCTCATCGGCCCGGACTGGATGGTCCTCGACACCACGCTGTGCGGCATCTGCGGGTCCGACAGCAAGCAAGTGCTGATGGACTTCGACGACGCGGTCGACAACCCGATGACCGCGTTCATCTCGTTCCCCCAAGTGCTCGGCCACGAGGTGCTCGCCACCGTCAGCGACACCGGCCCCGACGTCGAGCTCGAGCCCGGCACCCGGGTGGTCCTGAACCCGTGGTTGTCGTGCGGGCCACGGGGCATCGACCCGCCTTGCCCAGCCTGCCAGGCAGGCGAGCTCAGCTTGTGCCACCACTTCCACGACGGTCGGCTGCAGCCCGGCATCCACACCGGCAACTCCGCCGACGCCACCGGCGGGTTCGCCGAGCGGCTGCCCGCCCACCGCACCATGGTCTTCCCGGTGCCCGATGAGGTGGCCGACGAAGCCGCTGTGCTGGCCGACCCGTTCTCGGTGTCGCTCCACGCGATCGCCCGCACGCCTCCACCCGACGGCGGGCGGGTCCTCGTCTACGGCGCCGGCGCGCTCGGCACCACAGCCACCGCCATCCTCCGCGCGCTGCACCCCACGGTCGAAGTCGGGGTCGCCGCGCTGTGGCCCGCGCAGGCGGAGCTCGCGGCCGCGCTGGGGGCGAAGGTCTTCGCCCCGAAGCCGGCCGCCGACCTGGTCGAGGCAGTGGCCGACTGGTCGGGCGGCGTGCTGCGCAAGCCCTGGGACGGCCTGCCGGTGGCGTGGCCGGGCGGGGTCGACGTCGTGTACGACACCGTCGGCGCGCCCGCCACGGTCGAGGTCGCGCTCCGGGTGCTCGCCGCCCGAGGTGCGCTGGTGCAACTCGGGGTGAGCTCGCCCGGCCGCTTCGAGTGGACGCCGTGGTACTTCAAGGAGCTGCGGTTGATCGGCTCCAATGCCTTCGGCATCGAGGAAGTCGAAGGCCGCCGCGCCCACGCCATCGAGCACTACCTCGACCTCGTCCGCACCGGCCGCGTCGACCTCACGCCGATGCTCACGCACCAGTTCCGGCTCGAGCAGTGGCGCGACGCGTTCACCACCATCGTCGACCAGGGCACCACAGGCGCCATCAAGGTGGCGTTCGACTTCCGCTGA
- a CDS encoding GMC family oxidoreductase encodes MASGRKALVVGSGAGGSTAAMVLAEAGYDVVIFEKGDNWFDDLTRATPGTKWSSDELKGERSFGKPDPDAEPRTYRWHAADTKPRYTGAVQDLPQTVGGGTVHWDAKTPRFWDIDFRKHSLLGPVGGADVEDWPFSYEEISPFYDEVEALIGVAGDITQMAAEPSLEHAPRTKALPMPAGAPQHSSLLMVKGCQALDPPLHPFLAPMAINSVEHDGRPACNNCGQCSGFGCPIHARVGALAPLRRALKAGAELRPRSWVVKVNTSGSKATGVTWIDDKGHRHTESGDVVVLACLAIETVRLALLSELPDPNHTVGTRFMQHWFTDGTGIFLDERPHAGRGRSTTHVADDFADPDFPGARDAAKAAGLPYFRGGTMELGGTQNPIAEANTYRYLLTVLQPDKPFGTEFKQLMRASILRDRMCGIQLIGEDLPYATNTVDLDPNVKDYRGLPVARITYSPGPHELEAQKFYLPYVAEILRRAGAAHVTAVPDAASDGTMVAGNDVPTTEHIMGGMRMGADPATSVTDGEGRFHHLDNLFVADGSTFPSSGGHNPTLTIMATALRNTRRWK; translated from the coding sequence ATGGCCAGCGGACGCAAAGCACTCGTGGTCGGCAGCGGCGCCGGCGGTTCGACCGCCGCGATGGTGCTGGCCGAGGCCGGCTACGACGTCGTCATCTTCGAGAAGGGCGACAACTGGTTCGACGACCTGACCAGGGCCACCCCCGGCACCAAGTGGTCAAGCGACGAGCTGAAGGGCGAGCGCTCCTTCGGCAAGCCCGATCCCGACGCCGAGCCACGCACCTACCGCTGGCACGCCGCCGACACCAAGCCCCGCTACACCGGCGCCGTGCAGGACCTGCCTCAGACGGTGGGCGGCGGCACCGTGCACTGGGACGCCAAGACGCCGCGATTTTGGGACATCGACTTCCGCAAGCACTCGCTGCTCGGCCCGGTCGGCGGCGCCGATGTCGAGGACTGGCCGTTCTCCTACGAGGAGATCTCGCCCTTCTACGACGAAGTCGAGGCGCTCATCGGCGTGGCGGGCGACATCACCCAGATGGCGGCCGAGCCGTCGCTCGAGCACGCGCCCCGCACGAAGGCGCTGCCGATGCCGGCGGGCGCGCCGCAGCACTCGTCGCTGTTGATGGTGAAAGGCTGCCAGGCGCTGGACCCGCCGCTGCACCCGTTCTTGGCCCCGATGGCCATCAACAGCGTCGAGCACGACGGCCGACCAGCGTGCAACAACTGCGGGCAGTGCAGCGGCTTCGGCTGCCCGATCCATGCGCGCGTCGGCGCGCTCGCACCGTTGCGGCGTGCGTTGAAAGCCGGCGCCGAGCTGCGGCCCCGGTCGTGGGTGGTGAAGGTCAACACGTCCGGCAGCAAGGCCACCGGCGTCACCTGGATCGACGACAAGGGCCACCGACACACCGAGTCAGGTGACGTGGTGGTGCTGGCCTGCCTGGCCATCGAGACCGTCCGGCTCGCCCTGCTGTCGGAGCTGCCCGACCCGAACCACACCGTTGGCACCCGCTTCATGCAGCACTGGTTCACCGACGGCACCGGCATCTTCCTCGACGAGCGACCCCACGCAGGCCGGGGTCGCTCGACCACCCACGTGGCCGACGACTTCGCCGACCCCGACTTCCCCGGCGCACGCGACGCCGCCAAGGCAGCCGGCCTGCCGTACTTCCGTGGCGGCACGATGGAGCTCGGCGGCACGCAGAATCCCATCGCCGAAGCCAACACGTACCGCTACCTGCTCACTGTGCTCCAGCCCGACAAGCCGTTCGGAACCGAGTTCAAGCAGCTCATGCGCGCCAGCATCCTGCGCGACCGCATGTGCGGGATCCAGCTCATCGGCGAGGACCTGCCGTACGCCACGAACACCGTCGATCTCGACCCGAACGTGAAGGACTACCGGGGGCTGCCCGTTGCCCGCATCACGTACTCGCCGGGTCCGCACGAGCTCGAAGCGCAGAAGTTCTACCTGCCGTACGTGGCCGAGATCCTGCGGCGGGCCGGCGCGGCGCACGTGACCGCGGTGCCCGACGCCGCGTCGGACGGCACGATGGTGGCCGGCAACGACGTGCCGACCACCGAGCACATCATGGGCGGCATGCGGATGGGTGCCGACCCGGCCACGAGCGTCACCGACGGCGAAGGTCGCTTCCACCACCTCGACAACCTGTTCGTCGCCGACGGCAGCACGTTCCCCTCCTCGGGTGGCCACAACCCGACCCTCACGATCATGGCCACCGCGCTGCGCAACACCCGCCGCTGGAAATAG
- a CDS encoding glucose 1-dehydrogenase: MRLDGKVALITGAASGIGREAATLFGREGAAVVAVDIDKAGADATAELVTAAGGRAIGTAADVASAADCEAMVAAAEAEFGRLDVLFNNAGIMDSADDDAISTGEDTWDRTLAINAKGVFLGCKYGIPALQRTGGGSVINTASFVALVGAATSQVAYTASKGAVLAFTRELAVIHARQGIRVNALCPGPLRTELLMKFLDTEAKQQRRLVHIPMGRFGEAAEIAKAALFLASDDASFMTGAELVVDGGITAAYVTPE; the protein is encoded by the coding sequence ATGAGATTGGATGGCAAGGTCGCGCTGATCACGGGCGCGGCATCGGGCATCGGGCGGGAGGCCGCAACGCTGTTCGGCCGCGAAGGAGCGGCGGTGGTGGCGGTCGACATCGACAAGGCCGGCGCCGACGCGACCGCCGAGCTGGTCACCGCCGCCGGTGGCCGCGCGATCGGGACCGCCGCCGACGTGGCCTCGGCGGCAGATTGCGAAGCGATGGTCGCCGCGGCTGAGGCCGAGTTCGGCCGGCTCGACGTGCTGTTCAACAACGCCGGGATCATGGACTCGGCCGACGACGACGCCATCTCCACCGGCGAAGACACCTGGGACCGCACCCTCGCCATCAACGCCAAGGGCGTGTTCCTCGGCTGCAAGTACGGCATCCCCGCGCTGCAGCGCACCGGCGGAGGGTCGGTGATCAACACTGCGTCGTTCGTGGCGCTCGTCGGCGCGGCCACTTCCCAAGTCGCGTACACGGCCAGCAAGGGCGCGGTCTTGGCGTTCACCAGGGAGCTGGCGGTCATCCACGCCCGCCAAGGCATCCGGGTCAACGCGCTGTGCCCGGGCCCGCTGCGCACCGAGCTGTTGATGAAGTTCCTCGACACCGAGGCGAAGCAGCAACGCCGTCTGGTGCACATCCCGATGGGACGCTTCGGCGAAGCCGCCGAGATCGCCAAGGCCGCGCTGTTCCTCGCGTCGGACGACGCGTCGTTCATGACGGGCGCCGAGCTCGTCGTCGACGGCGGCATCACCGCCGCGTACGTCACGCCCGAGTGA
- a CDS encoding FGGY-family carbohydrate kinase, which yields MSDETVRQGRADASPPATRASGAAGGVGAPADRSNRYVLAVDLGTGGPKVGFVSFTGEVAWKDHVLVETRHGPGGAATQDAGEWWRVVCETAKRGLAEGPVRGEQVQAVSITGQWASTVPVDASGEPVGDCVMWMDTQGGPYSAKVVGGAVQGYGARALATWVRHTGGVPAATGDDPVGHMLFLQHDRPDVARAARWYLEPVDYLSMRFTGIPAASHASMTGAWLTDNRRLDVLDYDDTLVRMAGIDRAKLPPLVPTGSIIGNVTAAVAADLGISPDAAVVTGTPDLHSAVIGSGCVGDWEAHMTISTTSWISCPFDAKKTDVVRQMATVPGITNDRYLIANNQDTAGRCFEWFRDNVAASGAGDGAGVAAPGYDRLCELAAAVPAGSGDVIFTPWLTGERSPIDDRNARGGFHNVGLSTTQAHLARAVLEGVAYNSRWLLHGVEKFAKRRLDPIRIIGGGAQADLWCQIMADVTDHTIERVAEPLHGGLRGAAVFAAMGLGAVRRDEVRSLIPVDATFKPDPANRAVYDRLFAEFPGLYKAQKAMFARLNRAGR from the coding sequence GTGAGCGACGAGACGGTGCGACAAGGGCGGGCCGACGCCTCCCCACCGGCGACCAGGGCATCGGGCGCGGCGGGCGGGGTCGGCGCGCCGGCCGACCGGTCGAACCGCTACGTGCTGGCGGTCGACCTCGGCACCGGCGGACCGAAAGTCGGTTTCGTGTCGTTCACCGGCGAGGTCGCGTGGAAGGACCACGTGCTGGTGGAGACCCGCCACGGTCCCGGCGGCGCGGCCACCCAAGACGCCGGGGAGTGGTGGCGCGTCGTGTGCGAGACCGCCAAGCGAGGCCTCGCCGAAGGCCCGGTGCGCGGCGAGCAGGTCCAGGCCGTGAGCATCACGGGCCAGTGGGCCAGCACCGTGCCGGTCGACGCGTCGGGCGAGCCGGTGGGCGACTGCGTGATGTGGATGGACACCCAGGGCGGGCCGTACTCGGCGAAAGTCGTGGGCGGCGCGGTGCAGGGGTACGGCGCCCGTGCGCTCGCCACGTGGGTGCGCCACACCGGCGGCGTGCCGGCCGCCACCGGCGACGACCCGGTGGGCCACATGCTGTTCCTGCAACACGACCGGCCCGACGTGGCCCGCGCCGCCCGCTGGTATCTCGAACCGGTCGACTACTTGTCGATGCGCTTCACCGGCATCCCGGCCGCGAGTCACGCCTCGATGACCGGCGCGTGGCTCACCGACAACCGCCGTCTCGACGTGCTCGACTACGACGACACGCTGGTGCGCATGGCCGGCATCGACCGCGCCAAGCTGCCCCCGCTGGTGCCGACCGGCTCGATCATCGGGAACGTGACCGCGGCGGTGGCCGCCGACCTCGGCATCTCACCCGACGCCGCAGTCGTCACCGGCACCCCCGACCTCCACTCGGCCGTGATCGGCTCGGGGTGCGTGGGCGACTGGGAAGCGCACATGACCATCAGCACCACGTCGTGGATCAGCTGCCCTTTCGACGCCAAGAAGACCGACGTGGTGCGCCAGATGGCCACCGTGCCCGGCATCACCAATGACCGCTACCTGATCGCCAACAACCAGGACACCGCCGGCCGGTGTTTCGAGTGGTTCCGCGACAACGTGGCAGCTTCCGGCGCGGGCGATGGCGCGGGCGTGGCGGCTCCCGGCTACGACCGGCTCTGCGAGCTGGCGGCGGCAGTGCCCGCCGGGTCGGGCGACGTGATCTTCACGCCGTGGCTCACCGGCGAGCGCTCACCGATCGACGATCGCAACGCCCGAGGCGGCTTCCACAACGTCGGACTCTCGACCACCCAGGCCCATCTCGCGCGGGCAGTGCTCGAAGGGGTCGCGTACAACTCGCGCTGGTTGTTGCACGGCGTGGAGAAGTTCGCCAAACGGCGGCTCGACCCGATCCGCATCATCGGCGGCGGCGCCCAGGCCGACTTGTGGTGCCAGATCATGGCCGACGTCACCGACCACACCATCGAGCGCGTGGCCGAACCGCTCCACGGTGGCCTCCGGGGCGCCGCGGTGTTCGCGGCCATGGGCCTCGGTGCCGTGCGGCGCGACGAAGTGCGGTCGCTGATCCCGGTCGACGCCACGTTCAAGCCCGACCCCGCCAACCGCGCGGTCTACGACCGGCTGTTCGCCGAGTTCCCGGGCCTGTACAAGGCGCAAAAGGCCATGTTCGCCCGGCTCAACCGGGCAGGGAGGTGA
- a CDS encoding glutamine synthetase family protein has product MGRADDGRLTTETLAAAADRGDVDTVIVGFTDPYGRLAGKRCDVSFFLDDVVGAGTHACDYLLTADMEMEPVPGYQFANWAAGYGDVHLAPDLATLRVADWLDRTAIVLCDVADPATHQPVTVAPRSILRRQVDAASATGHQVMAATELEYYLFRTSYRDAHEQGHVRLDPANHYIEDYQLLAGSRTEDVNGAARRHLSRSGVPVESSKGEWGTGQHELNVRYAEVVEMADRHVLLKQCVKETADRFGMSATFMAKPVTDWAGSSCHVHLSLWRDGVNAFDGDQQVGRLSCSDEFRWFLGGVLAHLPEVMVFYAPTVNSYKRYVDGSWAPTRVAWSYDNRTAGVRVVGQGPSLRIECRVPGADCNPYLALAGLLATGLAGIADQVDPPAAFDGDIYGAAELPGVPRSLDAATDAFAASSFAAAAFGADVVEHYTHFFRTESAAFAASVTDWERARYFERI; this is encoded by the coding sequence GTGGGCCGTGCCGACGACGGACGGTTGACCACCGAGACGCTCGCTGCGGCGGCCGATCGGGGCGACGTCGACACGGTGATCGTCGGGTTCACCGATCCGTACGGTCGCTTGGCCGGCAAGCGGTGCGACGTATCGTTCTTCCTCGACGACGTCGTCGGCGCCGGCACCCACGCGTGCGACTACCTCCTCACCGCCGACATGGAGATGGAGCCGGTGCCGGGCTACCAGTTCGCCAACTGGGCCGCCGGCTACGGCGACGTCCACCTGGCGCCCGACCTCGCCACGCTCCGCGTCGCCGACTGGCTCGACCGCACCGCGATCGTGCTGTGCGACGTGGCCGATCCCGCCACCCACCAACCGGTCACGGTCGCGCCCCGCTCGATCCTGCGGCGCCAAGTCGACGCGGCGAGCGCCACCGGTCACCAGGTCATGGCGGCCACCGAGCTCGAGTACTACCTGTTCCGCACCAGCTACCGCGACGCCCACGAGCAGGGGCATGTGCGGCTCGATCCGGCCAACCACTACATCGAGGACTACCAGCTGCTCGCCGGCAGCCGGACCGAGGACGTCAACGGCGCCGCCCGACGGCACTTGTCGCGCTCGGGCGTTCCCGTGGAGAGCTCCAAAGGCGAGTGGGGGACCGGCCAGCACGAGCTCAACGTGCGCTACGCCGAAGTCGTCGAGATGGCCGACCGCCACGTGCTGCTGAAGCAGTGCGTGAAGGAGACCGCCGACCGTTTCGGGATGAGCGCGACGTTCATGGCCAAGCCGGTCACCGACTGGGCCGGGTCGAGCTGCCACGTGCACCTCAGCTTGTGGCGCGACGGCGTCAACGCGTTCGACGGCGACCAGCAGGTCGGCCGCTTGTCGTGCTCCGACGAGTTCCGCTGGTTCCTCGGCGGCGTGCTCGCCCACCTGCCTGAGGTGATGGTCTTCTACGCGCCGACCGTCAACAGCTACAAGCGCTATGTCGACGGCTCGTGGGCGCCCACCCGCGTGGCATGGAGCTACGACAACCGCACGGCCGGGGTGCGCGTCGTGGGCCAAGGGCCCAGTTTGCGTATCGAGTGCCGCGTGCCGGGCGCGGACTGCAACCCGTATCTCGCGCTGGCCGGGCTGCTCGCCACGGGGTTGGCGGGGATCGCGGATCAGGTCGACCCGCCCGCCGCGTTCGACGGCGACATCTACGGTGCCGCCGAGCTGCCCGGCGTGCCCCGGTCGCTGGACGCAGCCACCGATGCCTTCGCGGCGAGCTCGTTCGCGGCCGCGGCGTTCGGTGCCGACGTGGTCGAGCACTACACGCACTTCTTCCGAACCGAATCCGCCGCGTTCGCCGCGTCGGTCACCGACTGGGAACGAGCCCGCTACTTCGAGCGGATCTGA
- a CDS encoding gluconate 2-dehydrogenase subunit 3 family protein: MGTDRPARPGSATSAAVAAAGPGGRASGGPTVSRRSVLVGGSLLTLAVAAGVDLTSCTKSSSPYKAFTDHERAVVEEATARLIPGPTDDPTEAGHPGAREAGVVDYINGLLGALRYDKPLVYGGGPFSNRSGNSHDDMADFLPLNDALRSHWKARVDGLTTCYRAGIPALDRLAGGDFTKATKAQQDAALAKNPKIAHLPQGATGFTDVLFQHAIEGCYAVPEYGGNHDLVGWKEIKFAGDRQPKGYTDAQVSQPDPPDPLQPAGIVDKAVKLITATAPGSPSSPTLIRPGG; encoded by the coding sequence ATGGGCACTGATCGACCGGCTCGGCCCGGATCCGCAACTTCGGCCGCCGTCGCCGCGGCCGGTCCCGGGGGCCGCGCCAGCGGTGGACCCACCGTCTCGCGGCGCTCGGTCCTGGTCGGCGGCAGCTTGCTCACCCTCGCGGTCGCCGCCGGGGTCGACCTCACCAGTTGCACGAAGTCGTCGTCGCCGTACAAGGCGTTCACCGACCACGAGCGGGCGGTGGTCGAAGAGGCCACCGCCCGCCTCATCCCCGGCCCCACCGACGACCCCACCGAGGCCGGCCATCCCGGCGCCCGCGAAGCCGGCGTCGTCGACTACATCAACGGCCTGCTCGGCGCGCTGCGGTACGACAAGCCCCTCGTGTACGGAGGCGGTCCGTTCAGCAACCGTTCCGGGAACAGCCACGACGACATGGCCGACTTTCTCCCGCTCAACGACGCGTTGCGCTCGCACTGGAAGGCCCGCGTCGACGGGCTGACCACGTGCTACCGAGCGGGCATCCCCGCGCTCGACCGGCTCGCCGGGGGTGACTTCACCAAGGCCACCAAGGCACAGCAGGACGCAGCGCTGGCCAAGAACCCCAAGATTGCCCACCTGCCACAAGGCGCCACCGGGTTCACCGACGTGCTGTTCCAACACGCGATCGAGGGTTGCTACGCAGTGCCGGAGTACGGCGGCAACCACGACCTGGTCGGCTGGAAGGAGATCAAGTTCGCCGGCGATCGCCAACCCAAGGGCTACACCGACGCGCAGGTGTCCCAGCCGGACCCGCCCGACCCATTGCAGCCGGCGGGCATCGTCGACAAGGCCGTGAAGCTGATCACGGCGACCGCGCCGGGCTCGCCGAGCTCGCCCACCCTCATCCGGCCGGGGGGCTGA